One stretch of Macrobrachium nipponense isolate FS-2020 chromosome 16, ASM1510439v2, whole genome shotgun sequence DNA includes these proteins:
- the LOC135195339 gene encoding uncharacterized protein LOC135195339, with translation MQWCGPVGGATSKWECRIGEVALALSARSFQRTGVTLGRILIAVIQQDGAPPHYALKVRDYLNQASMALRSPGLTPMDFFLYFGDYRRLDSKMKPTLDMFLLLNRRHGACEEIRNEELWELLYADDLVITAENEEDLQRGVGEWEESLEGVGLKVNVNKTGFAEQ, from the exons ATGCAATGGTGTGGGCCAGTAGGCGGCGCCACTAGTAAATGGGAGTGCCGCATTGGTGAGGTGGCACTGGCACTAAGTGCGAGATCATTCCAGAGAACTGGGGTGACACTGGGGCGGATACTGATTGCAGTAATCCAG CAAGATGGAGCACCTCCACATTATGCATTGAAAGTAAGAGACTACCTTAACCAAGCATCAATGGCACTACGTTCACCTGGCTTGACACCAATGGATTTCTTCTTAtattttgg AGACTACAGAAGGTTAGACAGTAAAATGAAACCTACGTTAGATATGTTCTTATTATTAAATAGAAGACATGGTGCatgtgaagagatcaggaatgaagagctgtgggaattgttgtacgctgatgatctggtgattactgctgaaaatgaagaGGACCTACAGAGAGGGGTTGGAGAGTGGGAGGAGTCTTTAGAGGGGGTTGGATTAAAGGTGAATGTcaataaaacaggttttgctgagcagtag